A window from Cygnus olor isolate bCygOlo1 chromosome 13, bCygOlo1.pri.v2, whole genome shotgun sequence encodes these proteins:
- the LOC121077135 gene encoding V-set and immunoglobulin domain-containing protein 4-like isoform X1 yields MGEVVWLAVFMVASISCNALLDLSAVHQVEGEWMGSTTLPCTYMPSEGFTQQILTWSMERDHSTSTIFRRDESGDHILLARFRDRVSVPKRSPGDASLHITNLEIPDSGHYTCQVIWRSKNNSLIKKDVTTTVKVIKVPATKPTIRAGALGLTVPAGARTSLTCVAHGSPPISYRWFRAVPGGTALPLSSQAELTWDSLRPSDAGTYYCEAENRVGAGAVQRSDAVELVVRGSPVTQPPTPGTSRHTGPPLTSEGSEAPRVLGDLPTATLSARNDVISERPPAATGPPRAALSPHLYALAAAIGGVAIGGLLAALLRRRRAKAEPIYEVAFHSTADVTRLDTDAEVPVQSLKEKINLEAETSYEIVTTKDNNYDNVCKGKNPEYETLLTSMESEYEVQNF; encoded by the exons ATGGGAGAAGTGGTGTGGCTAGCGGTGTTTATGGTGGCTTCCATCAGCTGCAATG CCCTCCTGGATCTGTCTGCTGTCCACCAGGTGGAAGGGGAATGGATGGGATCCACTACTTTACCATGTACTTACATGCCCTCAGAAGGTTTCACACAGCAAATACTCACCTGGAGCATGGAGCGAGACCACAGCACCTCCACCATCTTTCGGAGGGATGAATCTGGAGACCACATCTTGTTGGCTCGGTTCCGAGACCGGGTCAGTGTCCCAAAGCGCAGCCCAGGGGATGCCTCACTCCATATCACGAACCTTGAAATCCCTGACAGCGGACACTACACCTGTCAAGTCATCTGGAGGTCTAAAAATAACAGCTTGATAAAAAAGGATGTGACCACTACAGTTAAAGTCATCAAAG TGCCAGCGACCAAGCCTACCATCAGGGCTGGCGCGCTGGGGCTGACGGTGCCAGCGGGAGCCAGGACCAGCCTGACCTGCGTGGCCCACGGGTCCCCACCCATCAGCTACCGCTGGTTCCGGGCAGTGCCAGGGGGGACAGCCCTGCCGCTGAGCAGCCAGGCCGAGCTGACGTGGGACAGCCTGCGGCCTTCCGACGCGGGGACATACTACTGCGAGGCAGAGAACAGAGTCGGGGCAGGGGCGGTGCAGCGGAGCGATGCCGTTGAGCTGGTGGTGAGAG GGTCCCCAGTCACACAGCCACCCACGCCTGGGACCAGCCGGCACACAGGACCCCCACTCACCTCGGAAGGCAGCGAGGCTCCCCGCGTGCTGGGAG ATCTGCCCACAGCAACGCTATCCGCCAGGAACGATGTCATTTCAGAGAGGCCTCCCGCTGCCACAG GGCCGCCGCGGGCCGCGCTCTCCCCGCACCTCTACGCGCTGGCGGCCGCCATCGGCGGCGTGGCGATCGGCGGGCTCCTGGCAGCGCTGCTGCGCCGGCGTCGGGCCAAGGCGg aacccATCTATGAAGTTGCTTT ccATAGCACTGCAGATGTCACAAGACTGGACACTGATGCGGAAGTACCTGTTCAGAGCCTAAAAGAGAAGATAAATTTGGAGGCTGAAACATCCTATGAAATTGTCACCACGAAAGACAACAACTATGACAATGTATGCAAGGGGAAAAATCCTGAGTATGAGACCCTTTTGACTTCCATGGAATCAGAATATGAAGTGCAAAACTTTTAG
- the LOC121077135 gene encoding V-set and immunoglobulin domain-containing protein 4-like isoform X2, with the protein MGEVVWLAVFMVASISCNALLDLSAVHQVEGEWMGSTTLPCTYMPSEGFTQQILTWSMERDHSTSTIFRRDESGDHILLARFRDRVSVPKRSPGDASLHITNLEIPDSGHYTCQVIWRSKNNSLIKKDVTTTVKVIKVPATKPTIRAGALGLTVPAGARTSLTCVAHGSPPISYRWFRAVPGGTALPLSSQAELTWDSLRPSDAGTYYCEAENRVGAGAVQRSDAVELVVRGSPVTQPPTPGTSRHTGPPLTSEGSEAPRVLGDLPTATLSARNDVISERPPAATEPIYEVAFHSTADVTRLDTDAEVPVQSLKEKINLEAETSYEIVTTKDNNYDNVCKGKNPEYETLLTSMESEYEVQNF; encoded by the exons ATGGGAGAAGTGGTGTGGCTAGCGGTGTTTATGGTGGCTTCCATCAGCTGCAATG CCCTCCTGGATCTGTCTGCTGTCCACCAGGTGGAAGGGGAATGGATGGGATCCACTACTTTACCATGTACTTACATGCCCTCAGAAGGTTTCACACAGCAAATACTCACCTGGAGCATGGAGCGAGACCACAGCACCTCCACCATCTTTCGGAGGGATGAATCTGGAGACCACATCTTGTTGGCTCGGTTCCGAGACCGGGTCAGTGTCCCAAAGCGCAGCCCAGGGGATGCCTCACTCCATATCACGAACCTTGAAATCCCTGACAGCGGACACTACACCTGTCAAGTCATCTGGAGGTCTAAAAATAACAGCTTGATAAAAAAGGATGTGACCACTACAGTTAAAGTCATCAAAG TGCCAGCGACCAAGCCTACCATCAGGGCTGGCGCGCTGGGGCTGACGGTGCCAGCGGGAGCCAGGACCAGCCTGACCTGCGTGGCCCACGGGTCCCCACCCATCAGCTACCGCTGGTTCCGGGCAGTGCCAGGGGGGACAGCCCTGCCGCTGAGCAGCCAGGCCGAGCTGACGTGGGACAGCCTGCGGCCTTCCGACGCGGGGACATACTACTGCGAGGCAGAGAACAGAGTCGGGGCAGGGGCGGTGCAGCGGAGCGATGCCGTTGAGCTGGTGGTGAGAG GGTCCCCAGTCACACAGCCACCCACGCCTGGGACCAGCCGGCACACAGGACCCCCACTCACCTCGGAAGGCAGCGAGGCTCCCCGCGTGCTGGGAG ATCTGCCCACAGCAACGCTATCCGCCAGGAACGATGTCATTTCAGAGAGGCCTCCCGCTGCCACAG aacccATCTATGAAGTTGCTTT ccATAGCACTGCAGATGTCACAAGACTGGACACTGATGCGGAAGTACCTGTTCAGAGCCTAAAAGAGAAGATAAATTTGGAGGCTGAAACATCCTATGAAATTGTCACCACGAAAGACAACAACTATGACAATGTATGCAAGGGGAAAAATCCTGAGTATGAGACCCTTTTGACTTCCATGGAATCAGAATATGAAGTGCAAAACTTTTAG